One part of the Methylobacterium terrae genome encodes these proteins:
- a CDS encoding prolyl-tRNA synthetase associated domain-containing protein produces MSAIPAPLSPDDLLARLRERGIAYELFEHPPVLTVEAMMAVCGDIAGAHTKNLFLRDNKKTYFLVTLHHDAAVDLKAFRAVLGARGGLSFASAEALREQLGVESGAVSPLAALNAAPGSVRVFLQDSLLDETRINVHPLVSTRTLNLVPADLVTALRDEGHTVTPFALPEGRGEES; encoded by the coding sequence ATGTCCGCCATACCCGCACCCTTGAGCCCCGACGACCTCTTGGCGCGCCTGCGCGAGCGCGGCATCGCCTACGAGCTGTTCGAGCATCCGCCGGTCCTGACGGTCGAGGCGATGATGGCGGTCTGCGGCGACATCGCGGGCGCCCACACCAAGAACCTGTTCCTGCGCGACAACAAGAAGACCTACTTCCTCGTCACGCTCCACCACGACGCGGCCGTCGACCTCAAGGCGTTCCGCGCGGTGCTCGGCGCGCGGGGCGGCCTGTCCTTCGCCAGCGCCGAGGCGCTGCGCGAGCAGCTCGGCGTCGAGAGCGGCGCCGTCTCGCCGCTCGCCGCCCTCAACGCCGCACCCGGCAGCGTGAGGGTCTTCCTCCAGGACAGCCTGCTCGACGAGACGCGGATCAACGTCCACCCGCTGGTGAGCACCCGGACCCTCAACCTCGTCCCGGCCGATCTCGTCACCGCCCTGCGGGACGAAGGCCACACGGTCACGCCCTTCGCCCTGCCGGAGGGGAGGGGGGAGGAGAGCTGA
- a CDS encoding L-serine ammonia-lyase, which produces MISAFDLFKIGIGPSSSHTIGPMVAARRFRERVAARGAAQDGAGQDGAGQDGAGTVTRVSAEIFGSLAWTGRGHGTDVAIALGLLGHDPATIDPDRVEDYTRALAETGETGLPGVAFAPDRDLVFNFKELLPRHTNGMRFRAHDGDGAILDEVVCYSVGGGFVESEGEAVNDGIDAVAVPYPFTSGAELLTICAATGLTVAQVQRENERALRSDAAIDAGLDAIRDAMLACIARGLRMEGVLPGGLKVRRRARRLHQTLEASRLTNSRPAHEIMDWISLYALAVNEENASGGRVVTAPTNGAAGIVPAVLRYGIDFCPGWSEERGRDYLLAAAAIGGLIKSRASISGAEVGCQGEVGSAAAMAAAGLATVLGGCPRQVANAAEIAMEHHLGMTCDPVGGLVQVPCIERNAFGANKAVAAASLALHGDGVHFVSLDQVIETMRQTGHDMQEKYKETSLGGLAVNVAAC; this is translated from the coding sequence ATGATCAGCGCCTTCGATCTGTTCAAGATCGGCATCGGGCCGTCGAGTTCGCACACGATCGGCCCGATGGTGGCGGCGCGCCGCTTCCGCGAGCGGGTCGCGGCCCGGGGCGCGGCGCAGGACGGGGCCGGGCAGGACGGGGCCGGGCAGGACGGGGCCGGGACCGTGACCCGGGTGAGCGCCGAGATCTTCGGCTCGCTGGCCTGGACGGGGCGGGGCCACGGCACCGACGTGGCGATCGCCCTCGGGCTCCTCGGGCACGACCCGGCGACCATCGATCCGGACCGGGTCGAGGATTACACCCGGGCGCTGGCCGAGACGGGCGAGACCGGCCTGCCGGGCGTCGCCTTCGCGCCCGATCGTGACCTCGTCTTCAACTTCAAGGAGCTGCTGCCGCGCCACACCAACGGCATGCGCTTCCGGGCCCATGACGGGGATGGCGCGATCCTCGACGAGGTGGTGTGCTACTCGGTCGGCGGCGGCTTCGTCGAGAGCGAGGGCGAGGCGGTGAATGACGGCATCGACGCCGTCGCCGTGCCCTACCCCTTCACGAGCGGCGCCGAACTCCTGACGATCTGCGCCGCGACCGGGCTGACGGTCGCGCAGGTGCAGCGGGAGAACGAGCGCGCCTTGCGCTCCGACGCGGCGATCGATGCCGGGCTCGACGCGATCCGCGACGCGATGCTCGCCTGCATCGCCCGGGGCCTGCGGATGGAGGGCGTCCTGCCCGGCGGCCTCAAGGTCCGCCGCCGCGCCCGGCGCCTGCACCAGACCCTCGAGGCGTCCCGGCTCACCAACAGCCGGCCGGCCCACGAGATCATGGACTGGATCAGCCTCTACGCGCTCGCGGTCAACGAGGAGAACGCGTCCGGCGGCCGGGTCGTCACGGCGCCGACCAACGGGGCGGCGGGCATCGTGCCGGCGGTGCTGCGCTACGGGATCGATTTCTGCCCCGGCTGGAGCGAGGAGCGCGGCCGCGACTACCTGCTGGCCGCCGCCGCGATCGGCGGCCTGATCAAGAGCCGCGCCTCGATCTCCGGCGCCGAGGTCGGGTGCCAGGGCGAGGTCGGCTCGGCCGCCGCCATGGCCGCGGCGGGCCTCGCCACGGTGCTCGGCGGCTGCCCGCGCCAGGTGGCGAACGCCGCCGAGATCGCCATGGAGCACCATCTCGGCATGACCTGCGACCCCGTCGGCGGGCTGGTCCAGGTGCCCTGCATCGAGCGCAACGCCTTCGGGGCCAACAAGGCGGTCGCCGCCGCCTCCCTGGCGCTCCACGGCGACGGCGTGCACTTCGTCAGCCTCGACCAGGTCATCGAGACGATGCGCCAGACCGGGCACGACATGCAGGAGAAGTACAAGGAGACCTCGCTCGGCGGTCTCGCGGTCAACGTGGCGGCGTGCTGA
- a CDS encoding sarcosine oxidase subunit gamma encodes MLEALYRTARALPLGRSTAADPVRTGVVIQPAGAEARFALRVRDPIASAAGLPLDGPINSVAGDDRRWIARLGPDEWLIGCDEAEADHLPSAVAADLGERAHAIVDVSHRNVGIDVSGPLAAVALNAGCPLDLGEAAFPPGAATRTLLGKAEIVLIRRPGSEPRYRVECWRSFATYVHGLLAEAALGAGPAERIVRR; translated from the coding sequence ATGCTTGAGGCTCTCTACCGCACCGCCCGCGCGCTCCCCCTCGGCCGCAGCACAGCCGCCGATCCGGTCCGCACCGGCGTCGTGATCCAGCCCGCCGGCGCCGAGGCGCGCTTCGCGCTTCGCGTCCGCGATCCCATCGCCTCGGCGGCGGGCCTGCCCCTCGACGGGCCGATCAACTCGGTTGCCGGCGACGACCGGCGCTGGATCGCCCGCCTCGGGCCCGACGAGTGGCTGATCGGCTGCGACGAGGCGGAGGCCGACCACTTGCCCTCGGCCGTCGCGGCCGACCTCGGCGAGCGGGCGCACGCGATCGTCGACGTCTCGCACCGCAACGTCGGCATCGACGTGAGCGGCCCGCTGGCGGCGGTCGCCCTCAATGCCGGCTGCCCGCTCGACCTCGGCGAGGCCGCCTTCCCGCCGGGTGCGGCGACCCGCACGCTGCTGGGCAAGGCCGAGATCGTCCTGATCCGGCGCCCGGGCTCGGAGCCGCGCTACCGGGTCGAGTGCTGGCGCTCCTTCGCCACCTACGTCCACGGCCTCCTCGCCGAGGCCGCCCTCGGGGCCGGCCCGGCCGAGCGGATCGTCAGGCGATGA
- a CDS encoding sarcosine oxidase subunit alpha family protein, with amino-acid sequence MAQPFRLSRGGRIDRTRPVRFTFNGRAIEGFHGDSVASALLANGIHLVGRSFKYHRPRGILSHGPDEPSALLSVDRGPGRIDPNNRASVVEARDGLKTLSQNHWPSLEHDIGAVNDLLSPVFVAGFYYKTFMWPRTFWDKVYEPFIRAAAGLGKAPAVADPDRYANRHAHCDVLVVGAGPAGLAAALAAARTGKRVILADEGPEPGGSLLHDATAEIDGRPAAEWLSATLAELDSRENVVLLSRTTAFGYYNHNHVALAERVTDHLPNPGTAPRERLWQVRAGEVVLAGGSHERPLVFADNDRPGIMLAESVRVFVNRYGVAPGRRIVFATSGASAYAAALDAEAAGLAVTLVDLRTEAECGPELARLKAAGVEVLTGHTVVGAKGTKRVTGLIVAPLDRDGRCGARRVLDCDCVGMSGGWTPAVHLFSQSRGKLVYDWDIDAFVPGTSAQSERSAGAAKGTYDLAAILQEGFAAGAGAAGSDERRTFTASPTPTGFQPVRAMPTDADPGKVRAFVDFQNDVTAKDIKLAVREGFHSIEHVKRYTTTGMATDQGKTSNMNALGIVAGQLDKTLPGVGTTTFRPPYTPVTFGTLVGPARHALFDPIRTTPIHDWAEAHGATFENVALWRRAWYFPKNGEDIHAAVARECEAVRKGVGIFDASTLGKIEVVGPDAAEFMNRIYINPWLKLEVGRCRYGLMLKEDGYILDDGVVARIAPDCFHVTTTTGGAPRVLAHMEDYLQTEWPDLRVFLTSTTEQWAVIALQGPKAREVIAPLVDGIDLSPEAFPHMAMRTGTICGVPTRLFRVSFTGELGFEINVPSDHAKAVWEAVWEAGQPHGITPYGTETMHVLRAEKGYIIIGQETDGTVTPDDVGLAGMIAKAKKDFVGKRSLARPDVVASGRKQLVGLVTDDSRLVLDEGAQIVADPGQPIPMRMLGHVTSSYWSPNCGRSIAMALVADGRALQGTHLHVTTPEGFARVTVVDPVFFDPKGERIHA; translated from the coding sequence GCCTCGGCGCTGCTCGCCAACGGCATCCACCTCGTCGGGCGCTCGTTCAAGTATCACCGCCCGCGCGGCATCCTGAGCCACGGCCCCGACGAGCCGAGCGCGCTGCTCTCGGTCGATCGCGGCCCCGGCCGGATCGACCCGAACAACCGCGCCTCGGTGGTCGAGGCGCGCGACGGCCTCAAGACCCTGTCGCAGAACCACTGGCCCTCGCTCGAGCACGATATCGGGGCGGTCAACGATCTTCTGTCCCCGGTCTTCGTCGCCGGCTTCTACTACAAGACCTTCATGTGGCCCCGGACGTTCTGGGACAAGGTCTACGAGCCGTTCATCCGCGCCGCCGCGGGCCTCGGCAAGGCGCCGGCCGTCGCCGACCCCGACCGCTACGCCAACCGCCACGCCCATTGCGACGTGCTGGTGGTCGGCGCCGGCCCCGCGGGCCTCGCCGCGGCGCTCGCCGCCGCCCGCACCGGCAAGCGGGTGATCCTCGCCGACGAGGGGCCGGAGCCCGGCGGTTCGCTCCTGCACGACGCGACCGCCGAGATCGACGGCCGCCCGGCGGCGGAGTGGCTGAGCGCGACGCTGGCCGAGCTCGATTCCCGCGAGAACGTGGTCCTGCTCTCCCGCACCACCGCGTTCGGCTACTACAACCACAACCACGTCGCGCTCGCCGAGCGGGTCACCGACCACCTGCCCAATCCCGGCACGGCGCCGCGCGAGAGGCTGTGGCAGGTCCGCGCCGGCGAGGTGGTGCTGGCCGGCGGCTCCCACGAGCGTCCGCTGGTCTTCGCCGACAACGACCGGCCCGGCATCATGCTCGCCGAGAGCGTGCGGGTCTTCGTCAACCGCTACGGCGTGGCGCCGGGCCGGCGGATCGTCTTCGCGACGAGCGGCGCCTCGGCCTACGCGGCGGCCCTCGACGCCGAGGCGGCGGGCCTCGCCGTCACCCTGGTCGACCTCAGGACGGAAGCCGAGTGCGGCCCGGAGCTGGCGCGCCTCAAGGCCGCCGGCGTCGAGGTGCTGACCGGCCACACCGTGGTCGGCGCGAAGGGCACCAAGCGCGTCACCGGCCTGATCGTCGCTCCCCTCGACCGGGACGGGCGCTGCGGGGCGCGCCGCGTGCTCGATTGCGACTGCGTCGGCATGTCGGGCGGCTGGACGCCGGCGGTGCACCTGTTCTCGCAATCCCGCGGCAAGCTCGTCTACGACTGGGACATCGACGCCTTCGTGCCCGGCACCTCGGCCCAGTCCGAGCGCTCGGCGGGCGCCGCGAAGGGCACCTACGACCTCGCGGCGATCCTCCAGGAGGGCTTCGCCGCCGGCGCCGGGGCGGCCGGCTCGGACGAGCGCAGGACCTTCACCGCGAGCCCGACCCCGACCGGCTTCCAGCCGGTGCGCGCCATGCCGACCGACGCCGATCCGGGCAAGGTGCGGGCCTTCGTCGACTTTCAGAACGACGTGACGGCCAAGGACATCAAGCTCGCGGTGCGCGAGGGCTTCCACTCGATCGAGCACGTCAAGCGGTACACCACGACCGGCATGGCGACCGACCAGGGCAAGACCTCGAACATGAACGCGCTCGGCATCGTCGCCGGGCAGCTCGACAAGACGCTGCCGGGCGTCGGCACCACGACCTTCCGGCCGCCCTACACCCCGGTCACCTTCGGCACCCTGGTCGGCCCGGCGCGCCACGCCCTGTTCGATCCGATCCGCACCACGCCGATCCACGACTGGGCGGAAGCGCATGGCGCGACCTTCGAGAACGTCGCCCTGTGGCGCCGCGCCTGGTACTTCCCGAAGAACGGCGAGGACATCCACGCGGCGGTCGCCCGCGAATGCGAGGCGGTGCGCAAGGGGGTGGGCATCTTCGACGCCTCGACGCTCGGCAAGATCGAGGTGGTCGGCCCCGACGCGGCCGAGTTCATGAACCGCATCTACATCAACCCGTGGCTGAAGCTCGAGGTCGGGCGCTGCCGCTACGGGCTGATGCTGAAGGAGGACGGCTACATCCTCGACGACGGCGTCGTCGCCCGGATCGCCCCGGATTGCTTCCACGTCACCACCACGACCGGCGGCGCGCCGCGGGTGCTCGCCCATATGGAGGACTACCTCCAGACCGAGTGGCCGGACCTCAGGGTCTTCCTGACCTCGACCACCGAGCAATGGGCGGTGATCGCCCTCCAGGGACCGAAGGCGCGCGAGGTCATCGCCCCCCTCGTCGACGGGATCGACCTGTCGCCCGAGGCCTTCCCCCACATGGCGATGCGGACCGGCACGATCTGCGGCGTGCCGACCCGGCTGTTCCGGGTCTCGTTCACCGGCGAGCTCGGCTTCGAGATCAACGTGCCGTCCGACCACGCGAAGGCGGTCTGGGAGGCGGTCTGGGAGGCGGGTCAGCCGCACGGCATCACCCCCTACGGCACCGAGACGATGCACGTGCTCCGCGCCGAGAAGGGCTACATCATCATCGGCCAGGAGACCGACGGCACGGTCACCCCGGACGATGTCGGCCTGGCGGGCATGATCGCCAAGGCCAAGAAGGACTTCGTCGGCAAGCGCTCGCTCGCCCGGCCCGACGTGGTGGCGAGCGGCCGCAAGCAGCTCGTCGGCCTCGTCACCGATGATTCCAGGCTCGTCCTCGACGAGGGCGCGCAGATCGTCGCCGATCCGGGCCAGCCGATCCCGATGCGGATGCTCGGCCACGTCACCTCGAGCTACTGGAGCCCGAATTGCGGCCGCTCCATCGCCATGGCCCTGGTGGCGGATGGCCGCGCGCTCCAGGGCACGCACCTCCACGTCACCACGCCCGAGGGCTTCGCCCGCGTCACCGTCGTCGATCCGGTCTTCTTCGATCCCAAAGGCGAGCGCATCCATGCTTGA